In Salvelinus namaycush isolate Seneca chromosome 15, SaNama_1.0, whole genome shotgun sequence, a genomic segment contains:
- the LOC120059823 gene encoding saposin-C: MRVVNMGLLLVCAAFAQSFKSQGGGSLREEEDMWGNYLMERDDNHAEIKAVLPGTCFACKRIINKVKAQLDGDNDRENITAKLDSICGSMGILKAICKKQVNKYKEKLIEALLNDEDAKDACKELKLCKWNNIYP; the protein is encoded by the exons ATGAGGGTCGTCAATATGGGTCTTCTGCTGGTTTGTGCAG ccttTGCTCAGTCCTTCAAGTCTCAAGGTGGGGGGAgtctgagagaggaggaggacatgtGGGGGAACTACCTAATGGAAAGAGATGACAACCATGCCGAG atCAAAGCTGTCCTTCCAGGTACCTGCTTTGCGTGTAAGCGCATCATCAACAAGGTCAAGGCCCAGCTGGATGGTGATAATGACAGG GAAAACATAACTGCTAAGCTGGACTCTATTTGTGGCAGCATGGGGATACTCAAAGCCATCTGCAAGAAACAGGTCAATaaatacaaagaaaaactgaTTGAAGCACTTCTCAATGATGAGGACGCAAAGGATGCCTGTAAGGAATTGAAGCTATGCAAATGGAATAACATTTACCCATGA